The Thalassophryne amazonica chromosome 13, fThaAma1.1, whole genome shotgun sequence genome window below encodes:
- the LOC117523314 gene encoding zinc finger protein 252-like isoform X2 translates to MQQPLVSKEDILPKQQEENQSLEQKDSEPPNSKQEQEDLWVNQGGKQLHGPGEADFTIVSVKSEDEEKPQSSSQHHFSQRDESTEVELLSSNSTEYQTPKTEAKGEECGASQPARDSGPCSHLQPHNDDMQQFLLIKKVLPEQQDWNVSVEQEDIKKKPEELWISQQGQQLHHLEEADITEFPFTAVLVKSENDDEKPQSSQVHQRDENTDDPVGGSSSTVHTALTAQTDGEPQPFCNSLPYSHLQRDTSGGSFDSSEPEIDYCKWKQTREMNSGFNCQTNSRCNVTKKKINFTPCSPMKYSKQHTGMQASEKPFGCPECGKRFVHQSKLIRHTRGHAGEKFDCSKCGKIFIHKSKLIRHTRGHTGEKPFDCSECDRRFVQKSSLITHMKMHTGEKPFDCSDCGKRFVQKSKLITHRRIHTGDKPFDCAECGIKFGLKSHLITHMRIHTGEKDFSCGSTQVDDPPDQHSSDPGLQQQQPQRAKRNLRNYTTENWTLRRRKRFFTASLTQSVRA, encoded by the exons atgcagcagccATTAGTGAGTAAAGAAGACATTCTCCCCAAGCAGCAGGAAGAGAATCAGAGCCTGGAGCAAAAGGATTCGGAGCCTCCAAACAGTAAACAGGAACAGGAGGATCTCTGGGTAAATCAGGGGGGAAAACAGCTTCACGGTCCGGGGGAGGCTGATTTCACTATTGTCtctgtgaagagtgaagatgaagaaaaaccaCAGTCATCATCACAGCATCATTTCAGCCAAAGAGATGAGAGCACAGAAGTGGAACTTCTTTCCAGCAACTCAACTGAATACCAAACACCGAAAACAGAAGCTAAAGGAGAAGAGTGTGGAGCATCACAACCAGCCAGAGACTCTGGTCCatgcagtcatttacaaccacatAATGATG acatgcagcagtTTTTGCTGATTAAAAAAGTTCTCCCTGAACAGCAGGATTGGAATGTGAGTGTTGAACAGGAGGACATTAAAAAGAAACCAGAGGAActctggataagtcagcagggacagCAGCTTCACCACCTGGAGGAGGCTGATATCACCGAGTTCCCTTTCACTGCCGTccttgtgaagagtgaaaatgatgatgaaaagccACAGTCATCACAGGTTCATCAACGTGATGAGAACACAGATgatcctgtaggcggcagcagcTCAACTGTACATACAGCACTGACAGCACAAACTGATGGAGAGCCACAACCATTCTGCAACTCACTTCCGTATAGTCATTTACAACGAGATACCAGTGGTGGGAGTTTTGACAGCTCTGAACCTGAGATTGACTATTGTAAATGGAAGCAGACCAGAGAAATGAATTCAGGTTTTAACTGTCAGACAAATAGCAGGTGCAACGTaactaagaaaaaaataaattttactcCGTGTAGTCCAATGAAGTATTCAAAACAGCACACAGGAATGCAAGCAAgtgaaaaaccatttggctgcccTGAGTGTGGGAAAAGATTTGTACACCAAAGTAAACTGATCAGACACACAAGGGGTCATGCAGGCGAGAAATTTGACTGTTCTAAGTGTGGTAAAATATTTATACACAAGAGTAAATTGATCAGACACACGCGaggtcatacaggagagaaaccatttgattGTTCTGAGTGCGATAGGAGATTTGTACAAAAGAGCAGTCTGATCACACACATGAAAAtgcacacaggagagaaaccatttgactgttctgattgtggtaaaagatttgtacAGAAAAGTAAACTCATCACACATAGGAGAATCCATACAGGTGACAAACCTTTTGACTGTGCTGAGTGTGGTATcaaatttggactaaagagccatctgatcacacacatgagaattcacacaggggagaaa GATTTCTCCTGTGGCAGCACTCAGGTGGAtgatccaccagatcagcatagttctgatcctggactccagcaacaacagcctCAAAGGGCCAAAAGAAATCTACGAAACTACACCACTGAAAATTGGACCttgaggagaagaaaaagattttttactgcttcgcttactcaaagCGTGAGAGCATGA
- the LOC117523314 gene encoding zinc finger protein 3 homolog isoform X1 — protein sequence MQQPLVSKEDILPKQQEENQSLEQKDSEPPNSKQEQEDLWVNQGGKQLHGPGEADFTIVSVKSEDEEKPQSSSQHHFSQRDESTEVELLSSNSTEYQTPKTEAKGEECGASQPARDSGPCSHLQPHNDDMQQFLLIKKVLPEQQDWNVSVEQEDIKKKPEELWISQQGQQLHHLEEADITEFPFTAVLVKSENDDEKPQSSQVHQRDENTDDPVGGSSSTVHTALTAQTDGEPQPFCNSLPYSHLQRDTSGGSFDSSEPEIDYCKWKQTREMNSGFNCQTNSRCNVTKKKINFTPCSPMKYSKQHTGMQASEKPFGCPECGKRFVHQSKLIRHTRGHAGEKFDCSKCGKIFIHKSKLIRHTRGHTGEKPFDCSECDRRFVQKSSLITHMKMHTGEKPFDCSDCGKRFVQKSKLITHRRIHTGDKPFDCAECGIKFGLKSHLITHMRIHTGEKPFDCSECGKRFGQMSHLITHVRIHTGEKPFGCCECGKRFVQKSHLITHMTKHTEEKPFECSNCEKHFRDETSLITHMRVHTGKKPLGCSECSKRFWRKSHLIRHMRIHISN from the exons atgcagcagccATTAGTGAGTAAAGAAGACATTCTCCCCAAGCAGCAGGAAGAGAATCAGAGCCTGGAGCAAAAGGATTCGGAGCCTCCAAACAGTAAACAGGAACAGGAGGATCTCTGGGTAAATCAGGGGGGAAAACAGCTTCACGGTCCGGGGGAGGCTGATTTCACTATTGTCtctgtgaagagtgaagatgaagaaaaaccaCAGTCATCATCACAGCATCATTTCAGCCAAAGAGATGAGAGCACAGAAGTGGAACTTCTTTCCAGCAACTCAACTGAATACCAAACACCGAAAACAGAAGCTAAAGGAGAAGAGTGTGGAGCATCACAACCAGCCAGAGACTCTGGTCCatgcagtcatttacaaccacatAATGATG acatgcagcagtTTTTGCTGATTAAAAAAGTTCTCCCTGAACAGCAGGATTGGAATGTGAGTGTTGAACAGGAGGACATTAAAAAGAAACCAGAGGAActctggataagtcagcagggacagCAGCTTCACCACCTGGAGGAGGCTGATATCACCGAGTTCCCTTTCACTGCCGTccttgtgaagagtgaaaatgatgatgaaaagccACAGTCATCACAGGTTCATCAACGTGATGAGAACACAGATgatcctgtaggcggcagcagcTCAACTGTACATACAGCACTGACAGCACAAACTGATGGAGAGCCACAACCATTCTGCAACTCACTTCCGTATAGTCATTTACAACGAGATACCAGTGGTGGGAGTTTTGACAGCTCTGAACCTGAGATTGACTATTGTAAATGGAAGCAGACCAGAGAAATGAATTCAGGTTTTAACTGTCAGACAAATAGCAGGTGCAACGTaactaagaaaaaaataaattttactcCGTGTAGTCCAATGAAGTATTCAAAACAGCACACAGGAATGCAAGCAAgtgaaaaaccatttggctgcccTGAGTGTGGGAAAAGATTTGTACACCAAAGTAAACTGATCAGACACACAAGGGGTCATGCAGGCGAGAAATTTGACTGTTCTAAGTGTGGTAAAATATTTATACACAAGAGTAAATTGATCAGACACACGCGaggtcatacaggagagaaaccatttgattGTTCTGAGTGCGATAGGAGATTTGTACAAAAGAGCAGTCTGATCACACACATGAAAAtgcacacaggagagaaaccatttgactgttctgattgtggtaaaagatttgtacAGAAAAGTAAACTCATCACACATAGGAGAATCCATACAGGTGACAAACCTTTTGACTGTGCTGAGTGTGGTATcaaatttggactaaagagccatctgatcacacacatgagaattcacacaggggagaaaccatttgactgttctgagtgtgggAAACGATTTGGACAAATGAGCCATCTGATCACCCacgtgagaattcatacaggagagaaacctttTGGCTGTTGTGAGTGTGGTAAACGATTTGTGCAAAAGAGCCACCTGATCACCCACATGACCAAGCACACAGAAGAAAAACCATTTGAATGTTCTAACTGTGAGAAACACTTTAGAGATGAAACCAGTCTGATCACACACATGAGAGTTCATACAGGAAAGAAACcacttggctgttctgaatgtagtaaaagaTTTTGGCGAAAGAGTCATTTGAtcagacacatgagaattcatatcaGCAATTAA